The DNA sequence AACCTTTGTGTCATATAATCATTACAACTATGATAACTTGTGGCATGGTTTAACTGCTATGCTCCCATTTGTGGCTTGGCACAAGATGAATAATTGTTCAAGATTTCCATCAAGGTGGGTTTTGTATCATAGGGGTGAGTTAAGGTTCAACATGGGCCTATGGTTAGGGACCATGATGGAGGCTACATTTGATGGGACACAAAAGATTGAAAGATTTGATGGGCCTGGGCCTGGGCCTGTTTGTTTTGAGGAGGCTGTGGTTATGAGGCACAATGAGGGTGGCATGTCAAGGGAGAGGAGAATGGAGGTGTATGATTTGATGAGGTTTAAGGCTAGGATTTATTGTAACATGAGCAGTCTCAATGATAGAACAAGTGTTGAACTCAATGATATTGGAATGACATTGCTTTTGAGGACAGGACCAAGATCTTTTAAGAATGATTCAGTTGTGGCTGAAATCTTTAAGAAAGAGTGTGATAAGGTGGAAGGTTGCCGTTTTAGGATTGCTTATTCCAATAATCTTACCTTTTGTGAGCAGGTATATATGTAGTTTATTAATGTCAATAATGATAGGTCTTCAGTACTTGCTTAAGTATTTGTATGTATGATAATGCAGGTGAAATTGATGAGTATGACAGATATGTTGATATCCCCACATGGAGCTCAACTAACGAACATGTTCCTGATGGAAAGAAACAGCAGTGTGATGGAATTCTTCCCAAAAGGGTGGCTGAAACTAGCAGGTGTAGGGCAATACGTTTACCAGTGGATAGCAAGCTGGTCAGGGATGAAGCATGAGGGAAGTTGGAGGGACACCATTGGAGATCACTGTCCTTACCCTGAGCATGATTCAAGATGCATGCCTTTTTTCAAGAATGCTAGAATTGGATATGATCACAAACATTTTGCACACTGGTCTAGACGTGTTTTGGCTGATATCAGAACAAGAAAGATTCATCAAGCTTCAATCATCAACACCACCATCTTACCACCACCAACTACTACTTCTGTTCGTTCTTCTTGTTTACTAAACAAATACTAAATACTTCATCTATCACTCTATATATATGGTACTTTTTTTTAAGGGATGATGCAAACAATTGCCTACAATTGCAATAGGATCCTGGCATCTACAAAGCTTTACAGATCCCACATTATTATGGCAGAGTTGAAATTAGCTCCAAATAAAGCATCTACCTGCTTTTGAAACTTGTCATTACTACTGCACAAGTGCATAAATTAAAGCCGCCCAACTCACCACAATTTTATGGTTCTTGCAGAAATAGCTCAACCTTTGGGACCACTACTCAACATCACATATTCCATTCCAACTCAGTAACCTATAAGCCTTCACCCATCATTACTTTTacataaagatatttttatgtaaaaataataattaaaaattattgaataattttatatacttaactaattaaattatttaatatactGGGTATTCACATTCCAATTATTATTTTCACatgacaaaaaatttaaaaaaattgtagtaattaaaaaaaagatatcaGGAGCCATCAAAAATTATTgtttttagttattatataatcaataactcaattttttagtttagtaatgacaaaaataataaatcctaaTTGCTAACATTTTTCGTAATTAAATTCtagatataataataataataataataataataataataataataataatggctTTGATAGAATCTTTGAGAGTATACAAAAGCTAAATAATAGTAGCTAGTAAATGGATGAGGGAGCCAAATAATAAAACTTTACAGGGTGTAGAAAATGGATAATTGTTTGGGATGGGCCATGATGACCTACTCAtacatgcatgcatgcatgttTACCATGATATTGTGCTTGGCACTTAATTGGCAGAGGCATGTGGGGAGAAGCCTTCACCTTCGACCCTACGTGCCACAACCCACACCACACTAGTAATTCCTTTTTCCTATAAAAATGCTAATACTATTTATCTTCATGATTGTTCGGAAGCAACCCaaccataatatatatatatgttacgGACCGCCGAGTTTAGCCCACTAGCTGGCGGGTCGGGATACCATCTCTGACCCAAGCCCAAGACACTCCTCACTAAAAAGAGTCCGACGGGTCGGGTCTTAGAACATCCGACCCAGGACATACTCGACTTACCATCTGTACGGTCCAGAACATTGGTCGGACCGATACCTTCGGATAATGATCCAAAACCCCGACCCGGATCCAGAACGACCTGTTCTTCCCACGTGGATTACGACAGTTCATGAAAGTTTCTTAGACAGTGTGCTAGGTCATTCTTAAGACTCACCTCACACAGTATAAAAAGGGAGAGGTCAGTTCTCCTCCCAAAATACGTAACGTTCTTACCCAATTTAGCTACCACATCGTAGTGTCCTTGCAGGTGGTCACCCCCCATGCTTTACACTACCTTCGACGTCTCCAACTTACATCTCTATCCTCGCTCCACGTCAGCTCAGGATCTCGCCCATTTCCCTACTCATCACCACCCGACCCGTCAAGTATCCAAAATCATCAGATAAcgaacaatatatatatatatatatatacttttttagtcattttcttattcaatttaaatatCCTCCTTGGTGGTCGAGCTTATTGCCTTCCTCACACATGACAATAATTTCATCGCCCATGCATTGCATACAGTGCATAATTTACGTATtgtatgatatatatatatataccaattACCATGcccaataattttttatgtgcaCTTGCTAAAataattgtttctttttttcAGTAAGAAATACTACACTCTTTCCTAACATCATTATTGTATTTATCTATGAATCATCTTACTAAAAATTAGAGTATGTAAGccaaaaaat is a window from the Arachis stenosperma cultivar V10309 chromosome 3, arast.V10309.gnm1.PFL2, whole genome shotgun sequence genome containing:
- the LOC130966490 gene encoding uncharacterized protein LOC130966490, which gives rise to MAISKPRLDICSSSQKHNNRHRWLHSYILSIFILFTIITLFFLLHTPFYSLQTPPPPLSWSVMHQLQSYSIFNTTSSTTTIKSMVHKLRTSVTFLPLKDLRYSNAALVGHTWFLSSMYDTHQEGEVQYQKFPSESSHGRVLCLKGRDTHDGSWNYYALAWPEALPYNTTFMKGLTFVSYNHYNYDNLWHGLTAMLPFVAWHKMNNCSRFPSRWVLYHRGELRFNMGLWLGTMMEATFDGTQKIERFDGPGPGPVCFEEAVVMRHNEGGMSRERRMEVYDLMRFKARIYCNMSSLNDRTSVELNDIGMTLLLRTGPRSFKNDSVVAEIFKKECDKVEGCRFRIAYSNNLTFCEQVKLMSMTDMLISPHGAQLTNMFLMERNSSVMEFFPKGWLKLAGVGQYVYQWIASWSGMKHEGSWRDTIGDHCPYPEHDSRCMPFFKNARIGYDHKHFAHWSRRVLADIRTRKIHQASIINTTILPPPTTTSVRSSCLLNKY